GTTGGATACGGCCCATTAAACCGTCGAGTTTTCCAGTGAACTGATTCAGTTTTTCCTCAAATGGTGTAATGTCGCCATCTAAGACTACCTCTAAACGATCAAGTTCCATACGCTATCCCCCTTCCTCCGACTTGGCTTTTCTTTCTTTTGTATCTTTGATCATTGCGGCACGTTCCATCATTCGAGCCTTCATAATGCGCCAATCCTGTTGTTTTGGAGCTTTATCCTCTTCTGTGGTACTCACTTGATCAAAGTTGTAATAATCATCAAATTTAGGCATTTTCTTAGGATCATTAAAAGCATACGCATTTAATTGAGTCGCTTTATAATCGAGATAAGCCTGTTCTTCAAGTTCGCGTTTCCTGATTTTTCCATTCGCCTCAGCTTGTATGATGATTTCTTCGTATGTCATTGACCAAAAACGATCAGCAGAGATTCCAGCTTCAACCGCTTTTGGATACATGGCATACAAGAGTTCTGTTATTGTTTGATACTCATCTACACCAGACTCTCTTCTTTCTCCCCATCTTGTTTCTCGCTGCTTTCGTCCTCGCTCTCGAAAAAACCAGCTGCTTCCATTAGATTTTGAATAATTTCAAATAGTTTAGTTTGTGTTCCACCACTTGCAATATATTCATCGTACAAACCAGGCATATCTGCTTTCTTGATTCCGTGAATCGTATTTGCTTCATGCAAAATTGTAAGAATTTCTCCTAAACGTGGCATTCTCATTCCGCCTGAACCACTAACCATGATTCCCAAAAGAGATGATCGTAATTCTTTCTCAATATTGATAATTGTCGATCCATCCAAGACCAAGTCTAATGTTTTGCTTCCAAATTCTACTTTCATTGGTTTCATATATTTATTTCCTCCTATTATTCAGGGAGTACAAATTTCGCTAACTCTCCTGTTTCGTCTTTGTAATTCATTCTTAAGGGAACTTCGCTAAGTGTGGTAAAAGATATCTCATTGCTTTCCCCACTAATGTTTCTAA
This sequence is a window from Enterococcus wangshanyuanii. Protein-coding genes within it:
- a CDS encoding DUF6096 family protein, whose product is MKPMKVEFGSKTLDLVLDGSTIINIEKELRSSLLGIMVSGSGGMRMPRLGEILTILHEANTIHGIKKADMPGLYDEYIASGGTQTKLFEIIQNLMEAAGFFESEDESSEKQDGEKEESLV